AAGGCCAGCAGTTGCGCCGCGCCGCCGACAGCCATGATGCGGCCCACCACCGTGGGCGAGAAGGTAAGCGCCTCGCCGATCCGCGGGAACATGGCGGCCATCATGCCGCGCGCGAAGGACGTCGCGAAGACGGCGATCCAGGCCATCAGCATGAAGGCCAGCACCAGGCGGGGCTCGACGACCGGAGGCGGCGCCTCGTTGGCCTCATGGTGCCGCCCGGCAGGGGTCAACAGCACCGCCAGCAGGCTCAGCATCCCGGTGGCCACCGGCAGCACGAAGGCCTGCACGCGCCAGTGCTCCCAGGCGGGTCCCCCGGCCAGCGGGCCGACCATCAGGCCCGCCGTCCAGGCGATGTTGAAGTAGCCAAGGGTACGGTTCAGGAGGCGTCCGTCGTCGCCGCACAGGTCGCCCAGCCAGGCCTGCACCGGCGGCCACATGAGCCCCAGACCCGCTCCCGAGACCGTGGACCAGACCAGCAACTGCTCCGGGGCGGTGGCCCGCCACATGGCCACCCAACTGAGCAGGCACACCAGGCAGGAGGTCAGGGCGACCGGGCGGCGACCCAGGCGGTCGCACACGCGCCCGGCTATCAGGCAGACGGGAACATACAGTAAGAAGCCGGCCATGCCCAGCAGGCCGGACATGAGGGCGGAGGCGCCCAGTTGCAGGGCGCGGAGTTGCACCACCAGTTGCAGGCACGCCACGCCAGCGTCCACGAGGAACGACAGGACGATCAGGCGCTGCGTCGGGGACAGGAGGGGAGAGGGCCGGACGGTTACTGCTTCGCTCACGAACTCACCACAATCTCACAGGCTGCGCTGCGGCTCGCAGGTTTCGTCATGGCGGAGGCGGGCTCCTGCGTCCGGCCCCGCGCCGCCGCTCGGTCACCAATCGCTCCGGAAGCGCCGCGCCTCTGGCCCGGCCATGACCGGCGGGATCGCCGCGTCGAACTTGAAGACCATGTTCTTGGCCAGGCCCTGAACCACACACCACAGCTTCCCCTGCTGCTCCGGCGCGGCGGTGACGGTCAGTGTCTGCGGCTTGGGACCGTCGAACTCGGCCCACTGCCGCCGCTCCACGAGCTTACCCTCCGGGTCGTACAGTGTCAGTGTCTGCGGCCACAGGCGGCCGGTCACATGGATGGTGAACCGGGCGCAGCCCTGCGGCACGAGGAAGTACAGGCGGCTGCCGCGCATGGCGTTGATCCCGCCCAGGCCGGGGGCCATGACCTCGCCGGGGAGATCGGAGACCGGCACACGCACCATGATCGTGTCCGGCACGATCTTGAGTGCGTACTTCGTCTCGGGCTGCACGGGGATCTCGTCGCGGACATCGAACGGCCCCTTGGCCAGCTCCCAACGCTTGACTTCCTGACCGTCCGGGCCGGTGAGCACCGCCCGGCCCACCTCCGCCGCCGTCCCCACCAGGTGTAGCTTCATGGCCTGCTGCGGTCCGCTGTAGAGGCGGAAGAGGCACTGGGAGACGGAGAACTCCGGGTAGGAGGGCGTCACCGGCTTGCCATGGCGGGCGAGGGCCGACAGGAAGTACGGCGCGCGCTGCTGGATGTAGCCCCACAGCGACCCGCCCTGCCAGTAGCCCGACCAGACCTGCCCCGGCTCGTCGTAGCAGTTGTCCACGATGGCCTGGAGGTTGCCGAGGCCCTCGGCCAGGTACTTGTCGTCCTTCGTCTCACTGTAGGCGGCGGCCATGATGTTGTAGTAGGCCCAACCGTAGCCGGGCTCGCCGCTGGAGTCGGCGGGGCCAAGGAGATAGGCATCGGCCCAGCGGATGAGGCACTGCCTGGCCGCGGCGTGCCTCGCCGCGTCGGGGGCCTCGCCGCCGGGGCCCACGAGGCGCAGGTAGCGCTCCAGCCACGGGGCGTAGTTTTCCCACTGCGGCATGCGGCCGTCGGGCAACTGGGACGCGATGAGCTTGGCCGCATACTGGTGCGCCAGGTTCAGGTAGCGCTCGTCCCACGTCGCCTGGTACAGCGTGAGCAGCGCATCGCAGACGCCAGCACCCTCCCGGTAGCCGGTGGGCGAGGTGAAGCGGGCGACGACGCTTTCGCCCCACTGCTTCGCGACCTCCAGACCCCAGTCATCGCCGCTGACGAAGCTGTACCAGAGGGCGAAATCGGTCATCGAGTTGTAGTCATACAGGCGGTTGCCGCTGTGCCAGTGCACGAGGCCCTTGTAGTCGTTCA
This window of the bacterium genome carries:
- a CDS encoding MFS transporter, coding for MSEAVTVRPSPLLSPTQRLIVLSFLVDAGVACLQLVVQLRALQLGASALMSGLLGMAGFLLYVPVCLIAGRVCDRLGRRPVALTSCLVCLLSWVAMWRATAPEQLLVWSTVSGAGLGLMWPPVQAWLGDLCGDDGRLLNRTLGYFNIAWTAGLMVGPLAGGPAWEHWRVQAFVLPVATGMLSLLAVLLTPAGRHHEANEAPPPVVEPRLVLAFMLMAWIAVFATSFARGMMAAMFPRIGEALTFSPTVVGRIMAVGGAAQLLAFVVTGASARWQYRRGPLLAVVALALGGQLLGQFTSSSWLFALSFFVVGAATSLTFVSGITYALHYSAAGRGLRAGIHEAVIGAGLVLGPLAGGLAGQHLGLRAPFGAGAAVCALALVAQLCVIPPRAR